The Salvia miltiorrhiza cultivar Shanhuang (shh) chromosome 1, IMPLAD_Smil_shh, whole genome shotgun sequence genome has a window encoding:
- the LOC131005616 gene encoding probable amidase At4g34880 produces MILILGVSILLLISDTQTTCHCHPIFPIKEATIQQLQSAFHHNNLTSKQLVQFYLSEIARLNPLLKGVVEVNPDAISLAERADEERERKRRRGEEREGSLPPLHGIPVLLKDNIATKDKLNTTAGSYALLRSVVRRDAGVVAKLRKAGAIVLGKASLSEWANFRSLVAPNGWSGRGGQGKNPYVLSADPCGSSSGSAISVAANMAAVSLGTETDGSILCPSSSNAVVGIKPTVGLTSRAGVVPLSPRQDSVGPMCRTVSDAVYVLDVIVGPDPGGDVATARASKYIPRGGYAQFLKPDGLRGKRLGIVRDPLLTFGDEVVARTFERHLATLRKKGAVLVDNLDNANITKVFSDENGELIALLAEFKIALNYYLGELVTSPVRSLLDVIRFNEKNSDLEMIKEYGQELFLAAEAANGVEKEVVRNLSRLSEFGFVKTMKEKKLDALIGGGDISVVLAIGGFPGISVPAAYDSKGVPVGIVFGGLKGSEPTLIEIAYGFEQATKIRKPPTFLP; encoded by the exons ATGATACTAATTCTTGGTGTTTCAATCTTACTATTAATCTCAGACACTCAAACAACATGCCATTGCCATCCAATATTCCCCATCAAAGAAGCCACAATCCAACAACTGCAATCTGCCTTCCACCACAACAACCTCACATCGAAGCAGCTCGTCCAATTCTACCTCTCAGAAATCGCGAGGCTCAATCCGCTGCTGAAAGGCGTCGTAGAAGTGAATCCGGATGCAATTTCTCTAGCAGAGAGAGctgatgaggagagagaaaggaagAGGCGGCGTGGTGAAGAGAGAGAAGGCTCGCTGCCTCCGTTGCACGGCATCCCAGTCTTGCTCAAAGATAACATTGCCACCAAAGATAAGCTCAACACCACCGCCGGATCCTACGCGCTACTGCGCTCCGTCGTTCGCCGCGACGCCGGCGTCGTGGCGAAGCTGCGGAAGGCGGGGGCGATCGTGTTGGGGAAGGCTAGCTTGAGTGAGTGGGCCAATTTTCGATCCTTGGTTGCTCCCAATGGTTGGAGTGGAAGAGGGGGCCAAGGAAag AACCCGTACGTTCTATCAGCCGATCCTTGTGGCTCAAGCAGCGGCTCAGCGATATCCGTGGCCGCAAACATGGCGGCCGTTTCGCTAGGAACCGAGACCGATGGTTCGATCCTATGCCCATCTAGCTCCAACGCCGTAGTCGGCATCAAGCCGACTGTTGGCCTCACCAGTCGAGCTGGAGTGGTTCCGCTTAGTCCTAGACAGGACTCAGTCGG TCCAATGTGTAGGACTGTATCGGATGCGGTCTATGTTCTTGATGTGATCGTGGGCCCGGACCCCGGAGGTGATGTAGCCACCGCGAGGGCATCAAAATACATCCCTCGTGGTGGCTACGCACAGTTTCTGAAGCCGGACGGCCTCAGGGGGAAGAGGCTCGGGATAGTGAGGGATCCATTGCTCACCTTTGGTGACGAGGTTGTCGCCCGAACATTTGAGCGCCATCTTGCTACCTTAAG GAAGAAAGGAGCAGTGTTGGTAGACAATTTGGACAATGCCAACATCACCAAAGTCTTTTCTGATGAAAATGGTGAACTGATAGCTTTGTTAGCAGAATTCAAGATAGCTTTGAATTATTACTTGGGTGAATTAGTGACTTCCCCAGTTCGATCCTTGTTGGATGTAATCAGATTCAATGAGAAGAACTCTGATTTG GAAATGATAAAAGAATATGGACAAGAACTTTTCTTGGCAGCTGAAGCAGCAAATGGGGTAGAAAAGGAAGTTGTGAGGAATCTGAGCCGGCTGTCGGAATTCGGGTTCGTGAAGACGATGAAGGAGAAGAAGCTTGATGCATTGATTGGTGGAGGGGACATTTCTGTGGTTCTTGCAATAGGTGGATTTCCTGGGATTAGTGTTCCTGCTGCTTATGATAGCAAAGGAGTGCCTGTTGGGATAGTTTTTGGTGGGCTCAAGGGATCTGAGCCTACTTTGATTGAGATTGCTTATGGATTTGAGCAAGCAACTAAGATTCGAAAGCCTCCCACATTTCTACCTTGA
- the LOC131005617 gene encoding dirigent protein 4-like encodes MEKTIIFACILLLSTCTTPAFSKYYRESEAYKPVKLKKTQLRFFIHDILSGSKPSAVRIAAPNTTAYDTGNPTPFGTVYAIDDVLTEGPEATSAVVGNAQGMYLSSSQGKNLTLVMYVDLGFTAGRFKGSSLSVFSRNPVTESHREMAVVGGRGRFRRAQGTVFVKTHFLNYTNGDAVLQYDVEVVHP; translated from the coding sequence ATGGAGAAAACAATTATTTTCGCCTGCATTCTCCTCCTCTCAACATGCACCACACCCGCATTTTCAAAGTACTACCGCGAGAGCGAGGCGTACAAGCCGGTCAAGCTGAAGAAGACACAGCTCCGTTTCTTCATCCACGACATCCTAAGCGGATCGAAGCCCTCGGCGGTTCGCATCGCCGCCCCGAACACGACCGCGTACGACACGGGCAATCCGACGCCGTTCGGGACCGTCTACGCCATCGACGACGTGCTGACGGAGGGGCCGGAGGCGACGTCGGCGGTGGTCGGAAATGCTCAGGGAATGTATCTTTCGTCGAGCCAGGGCAAGAATCTGACGCTGGTAATGTACGTGGATCTCGGCTTCACGGCGGGGAGGTTCAAGGGGAGCTCGCTGAGCGTGTTCTCGAGGAATCCGGTGACGGAGAGCCACCGTGAGATGGCGGTGGTCGGAGGCAGGGGGCGGTTCAGGCGGGCGCAGGGGACGGTGTTTGTGAAGACTCATTTCTTGAATTACACTAATGGGGATGCTGTGCTTCAGTATGATGTCGAGGTTGTTCATCCTTGA
- the LOC131005618 gene encoding dirigent protein 23-like, translating into MSTLNLLSILIILVSATNAQTNDQNSWAKRDKRGNEVTTTLQFYFHDKSGGPNPTSVRIAQAAQTNNSSTFFGALVMIDDALTIGPDPLSKNVGRARGLYGSAGLTEFSLIMAVSYVFTDGIYDGSSFSLLSINEETKSPREMAVVGGTGLFRLARGYVIARTYAANSTEGAIVGYNVTLYTKTMYQ; encoded by the coding sequence ATGTCAACTCTAAATCTCCTTTCAATTTTGATCATTCTTGTTTCAGCCACTAATGCCCAAACAAATGATCAAAATTCATGGGCGAAGAGAGACAAGAGAGGAAATGAGGTAACAACCACTCTTCAATTCTATTTCCACGACAAATCGGGCGGCCCGAACCCGACATCGGTGAGGATTGCTCAAGCAGCCCAAACCAACAACTCGTCAACTTTCTTCGGCGCCTTGGTGATGATCGACGATGCATTGACTATCGGACCCGATCCGTTGTCAAAGAATGTGGGCCGGGCCAGGGGCTTGTACGGGTCGGCCGGGCTGACAGAATTTAGCTTGATCATGGCCGTTAGCTACGTGTTTACCGACGGAATCTATGATGGTAGCTCGTTTAGCCTTCTTAGTATCAACGAGGAGACGAAATCGCCTCGGGAGATGGCCGTCGTGGGTGGAACCGGGCTTTTCCGGCTGGCCCGTGGCTATGTGATCGCACGAACCTATGCGGCCAATTCTACCGAGGGTGCTATCGTTGG